The DNA sequence aggccaaaaagatcatcaaggacaacaaccacccgagccactgcctgttcaccccgctatcattcagaaggcgaggtcagtacaggtgcatcagagcagagggaccgagagactgaaaaacagcttctatctcaaggccatcagactgttaaacagcatcactaacattgagtggctgctgccaacatactgactcaactcactagccactttaataatggaaaaatgtatgtaataatgtatcactagccactttaaaccaatgccacttttatatgtttacataccctacattactcatctcatatgtatatgtaacagtttaactttagtaccgtcccctcgccccgacacggcgcgaaccgggaccctctgcacacatcaacaacagtcgcccacaagcgtcgttacccatcgctccacaaaagccgcggcccttgcagagcaaggggaaaccctacttcagtctcagagcaagtgacgtaactgattgaaacgctagtagcgcgtacccgctaactagctagccatttcacatccgttacatatatactgtactcgataccatctactgcatcttgcctatgccgttcggccatcactcattcatatatttttttatgtacatatttttacgtacattattcattcctttacacttgtgtgtattaggtagttgtgttgaaattgttagattacttgttagatattactgcattgtcggaactagaagcacaagcatttcgctacactcgcattaacatctgctaaccatgtgtatgtgacaaataaaattttattttattttattttgaatgaatCTTACACAACACCGTCCCTatgtagcctgggtgccagtctgatGCAGGAATGAATCCTACACAACGCCGTCCCAATGGTAGCCACAACTGCAGCACGGCAGCTTCTTCCTGGTCACATGACATGTGTCTCACCTTTCTTGATGTTGTGTCCCTGGGTCACATGTGCTCCATTGAGGGTGGACATGGCCAGGTGAGGCATGCTCATCTTGGGGGAGGAGACGATGGAGGTTGTCCCCATTGGAGAGTAGTTAAAGATGGCCGACCCGTAGCTCTGACGACGTCCCTCGCGGCGGTTACTGTCGATAGCTGCCTGGAGCTCTCCGGGGGAGCTCAGACCTCTCTTTTCACATTCGTACGGGTAGAGGTACTTCATATACCTGTAGGAAGGGATCGGGGAACAGGACATTTCACAATGTTTTATTGAAGGAGAAGTTTTACACCAAGAGGCTGCCATAATGCTTGTGTCATCCTGGATGTCAACAAGGTTACATTATGTAATTTATTACAACAGCCAACCTATAAAACATTCAGGGCTCTATTTTTAGCTGGTGTTAAGCCAGCTCAATTGTCAAATACATTCTCGTTTACAATTTCGACCTGTTAAGGCCAGCACTCCTCTATTTTCAAACCCAAATCTTCAGGTTTGGTAATTTACACGTCTTATCTGAGTTTGTTTGCACTGAGATGGGACCAGTTTTATGTGAGCTTGCACTGAGAGAATTTGGAAATATCTGTAGTGTGGCCACAAAAACGTGAGCCAAAGTGCCAATTTCAGTATGAACTGCTGGGGATATTTTAGAGCAACTGAAAGCTGGTCTTAGCGGTAAaaatttgtattgtatttattctggatctaacggggatccataatcaATACAAATGTTACTGCTAAGACCAGCTTTCGGTTGTTCTTAAATGGGGTCcagctaaattaaggcagtttataccgtTTTAAAAACATCACAACAGATTTCAACAGTTGATAGTGTTTCACGTCttccaaaattacaatgcttgtctttcataatttggtaagatatacttggatgtgtagtgtcacgtccctgaccaaggtccttctccaccgattgctcagtttggccgagtggccagcactaggaagagtcttggtggttccaaccttcttccatttaagagtgatggaggccactgtgttcttggggaccttcaaagctacAGACGTCTTTTtggtctgtgccttgacacaatcctctctcggaactctacggacaatttctttgacttcatggcttgctttttgctctgacgtgcactgtcaaatgtgggaccctgtagacaggtatgtgcctttacaaatcatgtccaatcaattgaatttaccacagataaATTAGgtaaattgtagaaacatctcaaggatgatcaatggaaacaggatgcacctgagctcaatttcgagtctcatagcaaagggtctgaatacttatgtaaataaggtatttctgttttttatttttagtacatttgcaattttttaaataaaaaacctgttttcactttgtcattatgtgatattgtgtgtagattgattaagggggggggggtatatttaatcaattttagaataaggctgtaacataacaaaatgtggaaaaagtcaaggggtctgaatactttccgaatgcactgtatatcaacagGCTTTCTTCTGTTCTGCATTTCATTGCGGTCAGGACAGTACAGTTAACCCTCTTCTCCGACTCTATCATTATCATGCATTATCCAGGCCGTAATGGTAGTAATGTAGTCAACATCGTAGCAGAATAATGAATGTTATTGTGCCTACGAAGTGTCTGCTAAAACATAATTACAGTACTGCACAGCAGTGGTGATAGAATGTGTGTTTCTAAGAATAACAACAGGATGGGTGTTAGAGAGAAGTCCAGACCTTACGTAACATTATGGTGTATTAGGAATCAACTGTAGTATTAATACAGACACAGATCTAACCATAGATCTAATCATATATCTAGTCATATATAACAACATATATCTAGTCATATATAACATCATACTGTATATCTAGTCATATATAACATCACACTGTATATCTAGTCATATATCTCATATAACACTTGTGGTCCCTGCACCACTACTGGTGTAGAGACTCTTAGCTCTCGGAGACCCCCTGCACCACTACTGGTGTAGAGTCAAGTGATATGCGATGGCCCTACAGGTTATCAGGTTATTTATCGGCAGCAGTGTCACTCACTGTGTTCGCAGGGTGAACGCTGCGCTGGTGATGGAGGTAGGGAGGTTGAGGCCTTTGGTGATCTCACGCCATATTTTCTTATTGATGACCTCCACTAAGCCGCCTTTTTCTGTGACCAGCTTGTAGAGCGTGTACAGATCCAACACCTGCTTGGCCATGATTGGAATACGATTCACTGGAGTCCCTGTAGAGACAAAACATAATATCCACAATCAATGCTATTAACTTCAGTCCATCGATAGAGAGGGTTTCCTCGCTAGCTGTGGCTTATAAAGCCAATTTATCTGGAAGCAGTCCAATAGCTGACAGCTTGGTTAACAAAACATATTACTTTTTTGAAAAActcccccttgactttttatacAGCGTtttattaaaggggcaatctgtgttTGCTGAATATATATTTTGACATTTAAATTATCGATAGATACccactgattcttgaagaatataacttataaatgcctcaggatcttagttcaactgttgtacctagggttgcaaagctaccggtggTTTAtcaaagttaccggaatcttcagtaattttggtaattaacagaaaatcaaTGGCAATCAATAACTTTAATACAATT is a window from the Salvelinus sp. IW2-2015 unplaced genomic scaffold, ASM291031v2 Un_scaffold1518, whole genome shotgun sequence genome containing:
- the LOC112071097 gene encoding AT-rich interactive domain-containing protein 3A-like, with product MQKRGTPVNRIPIMAKQVLDLYTLYKLVTEKGGLVEVINKKIWREITKGLNLPTSITSAAFTLRTQYMKYLYPYECEKRGLSSPGELQAAIDSNRREGRRQSYGSAIFNYSPMGTTSIVSSPKMSMPHLAMSTLNGAHVTQGHNIKKEDGLMAGCLSGRVGGVPMSLGGHPQAVAAQAAAAVQAAALEQLREKLESGEPPEKMVMAEEQQRLMQHAVQQNLLAMATQLPMNIKINNRAERMRDDRQETPLNLSTSGISSINMSIEIDGVVYTGK